The sequence CTTCTCCTCTTTCTAAAGAGTTAAGACAGAAGTACAACGTTCGATCCATGCCCATCCGAAAGGATGATGAAGTTCAGGTATGTGCTGGTGTTCAGGTCATCTTGTCGAACATCCTGCACTTTATTAACAGACGATGGGTTGAAACGTAAACTGCTTTTTTCACCGTTACTCTTTGGTGAAAATCTGTTGTCACAAGCATCAGATGCAGTTGtgataaaacaaaagaaagatggTTTGGAACCAGAACATTGGCTTGGGATTATCTTTTTCTGGGTATGTTTGGTCATTAGAGAGGCATTTGAGAACCAGTAAACAAGTCTGTGTCTAAATCAAAATTCAGATACACAAGTTCCAGGGAACTAGCAGTCTGGGtgttaagactgcactcccaatgcaggggacacgggttaaGTGAGAGCTTCCATAAATTCTAGCTGTAACCTGCAGCTAGTGATTAATAAAAGATTTAAAGCCATCTCTTAAGCAGCTTCCATGTCACCAACATTTCATGAGGTAAACAGCCGTTTTTCGCTCCTGAGCTGGTGCTAAAATTGCTGGTAGATTTGAGAGGCCATCTGCTTCCAAGATATTTTAATCTGAGAAAGTCTCTGATTGGGAAGAAGCATCTATTCAGAAACACTGTGACTGGCTAAGGATCATCAGGGAGAGAATGATATGATGTTCGTTAACCTTTGGGAGAGAATTGGCCTGTTCCTGAAGTATTAGCTGCTGCTCATGCTCTGGCATTTAGTTGGACCCTTTAGTAGGTTGTGAATTTAAATATTTGTGGCCTTTTCCCTTTGAAGTGATAGTTTCCTTGTCAACTGGTACCAAAAAACAAGGTGGGCTTGTTGCTCATTTTTAACCCTGAAACAAGCCCACCACTGCTGGTGGCCCATCAGTTGTAGAGGTGTACTGTCTATCACTGTAGTTTATATGGGGCATAGTTTACTTGCAGGTTAGTTGAAGCCAGAGAGAGAATTACTGGCACATTTTCATTGACCATTAGATCTTTCAAAATTGGAAGgtcctgtatgtgtgtatgaggtTTACCTGATTCATAGATTTACTGGTTTACAAGTTTAATGTTCCTTTATCCGCATATATGTTACTTCTGAATTTGCATTTAGGTTGTACGAGGGCACTACAAAGGGCAGCAAATTGGCAAAGTAGTCCAGGTTTACAGGAAGAAATACGTCATCTACATTGAACGAGTGCAGCGGGAGAAGGCCAACGGCACAACTGTCCATGTGGGCATTCACCCCAGCAAGGTGGGTGTTTTTTGAGAACGCATGAGATGGGGGAAAGAAATGACAGCAATCGCTGACAAACGTGACTGCTGTTTACAGAAATAGATTTTAGGTGTTCTGGAAATCAGTCTTAAAGTCAGcactatttttttctaaaatcaagGCGTCTTTAACAGTTatcttgtatgtatgtatatgtaatgtACCTTTTCCTTAAAAAGTATTGGTAAGCTGATTGATCAATCTAACAATGAATAGATCTTAAAATCTAGGAAATAGGGTAATGTTT comes from Muntiacus reevesi chromosome 18, mMunRee1.1, whole genome shotgun sequence and encodes:
- the RPL26 gene encoding large ribosomal subunit protein uL24 translates to MKFNPFVTSDRSKNRKRHFNAPSHIRRKIMSSPLSKELRQKYNVRSMPIRKDDEVQVVRGHYKGQQIGKVVQVYRKKYVIYIERVQREKANGTTVHVGIHPSKVVITRLKLDKDRKKILERKAKSRQVGKEKGKYKEETIEKMQE